Within Runella rosea, the genomic segment AAAGAACTGTTTCATAGCGCTTTGCGTCGCCGGCAGTTGCGCTTAGTATTGGCGGGGCGTATGAAACCGTCGGAAGCTACCGAGTTGAAAGCACTTTTTGGCGAATAAGCCATCAAACCGTTCCTATTTTTCGTGATGAAAAGGCCAGGGGTTTTTCAGAAAAAAGCACCTTGGTCTTTGCCCATGTATCTTTGAATAATTCCGAGTTACGGTAGTTGTTCAAAGCGGTTGCATCGTCCCAATGACTGTTGGTGATGAAAACGTTGGGATGATCATAATCACTCAGCAACTCAAGGTGACGGCAGCCGGGCATGGCGCGAATCTTGTGTTTTGAGCGGTCAAAAATGTCTAAAAAATCATCGACTTTTTCGGGTTGAAAAGTCATACGGACAATTCGTATAAGCATGTCATGAGGAGGGTTGAGGAGTCAGTTCTGCATTCTGGTTTTTCACTTCTGGTTGCTTTCTGCGTTTATTTTCCCCGATAAACAGCCTTTCTTTTCTGTAAAAATGCCATAATTCCTTCGGAAGCGTCGTAAGTACGGCTTAGTTCATCCTGGCGCTCGGCTTCCAGTTCAAGCATTTGCTCCAGATTGGAATTAAGTGATTGATTAAGTACCTGTTTCATGGCCCCAATCGCCTTGGTGGGTGCATTTCGGTAATAACTTACGACTTCGCTCACGACCAAGTCCAACTCACTTGAAGGAACCGCACGGTAAATGAGACCCATTTGCACGGCTTCGACGGCCGAAACTTTTCGTCCGGTACTTGCCAACTCAAAAGCGCGTTGCATCCCGACCAATCGGGGCAAAAAGAATGTTGAACCGGCATCGGGCATCAGGCCGATGTTGACAAAAATCTGGCTCAAATAGGCTTCTTCAGAGGCGATGACCACATCACAAGCGAGTGCTAAGGAGCATCCCGCCCCCGCTGCTACCCCGTTTAATCGGCAAATAACGGGTTTGGGAATGGAACGGATGGCCATAATCATGGGATTGTAGTTGGTACGCAGTGAGTCGCCTAGACTTTTAGCCCCTGCCATTCCTTCTTTCAAATCGGCTCCTGAACAAAAGGCTTTTTCACCCGCACCCGTAATGACCACTACCCGAACGGCATCGTCTTCGGCGGCGGCATTTATTGCAGCTGTAATATCTTGCAATAAACCTGGGCTGAGGGCATTGTAAACTTGAGGGCGATTGAGGGTGATGCGAGCTACGCCAGCAAACGGTTCAAATAAAATATTGTCGAAGTTCATCGATAGGTTATTTACAGGATAAAGCAATAGTAAAACGTTGGTAACGAGAGGTTTGTTATACAAACCACCAAACAGTCACTAAACTTATAGAAACGCCCAAAAAAAGCCCCGCTGCTACTTGAGCCGGGGTATGGGCGTTGAGTTTGAGGCGGGCGCTGATCAAAAAGCCCGTCATCAAAATGAGCGCAATGAACGAATACATGAGATTGGTATGGCCAAATTTTACAATAATGCCCAACACTGCTCCCAACATTCCCCCTATACCGACGGAATGGGCGCTAATTTTCCAATAAAGACTAATTAGTCCTACCATCCCAATCGAGACCGTGATACTTCCCAACACTATCCCGATTTCGGGGGCAATTTCTGATAATGGGGGTAGGCTGAAACTGAAAAAATAAGTAGCAAAAGCATAAAAAAGCGTCGAAAGAAAATACGGGAGCCGACGGTCGGCCAAGTCATCCAAGTGCAGGCTTTTGATGTATTTGGCCCGGTATAGATAGTAAATTCCCAATGAAGGTATCACAAAGGTAGTCATGCTGACAAACCCTAATAGCGTGATGCGCACAGCGGGAGCGAGTACGTCGATACCCAAAACATCAGGTGCGGCAAAAAATAACAAGCCCAACAAGAAAGTAGGCATCAACAATGGGTGAAACAGGATAGAAATGACCTGTGCAAGGCGTGTATTCAAGGGTAGCGTAGGTGGTTATCTGTTACTGGTTATTGTTTGGGAACTGCCAAACATATCAGGGTGTAAAATTACACTATTAACAGATAACTACTACTAAAACCCTAAAGTTGCTTTCTCAAACGGGCTACCGGAATGTTGAGTTGCTCACGGTATTTTGCCACCGTTCGGCGGGCAATGTTGTACCCTCGGTCGTTAAGGAGTTTTTCTAATTTATCATCCGAAAGCGGATTACTTTTGGGCTCGTTTTCGATAAACTCCTTCAATATAGATTTTACTTCTCGGCTGCTGGCATCTTCGCCGTAGTCCGTTGAAATTCCTTCCGAAAAGAAATATTTCAGGGGATAAACGCCAAACTCTGTTTGTACGGCTTTGCTATTGGCCACGCGCGATACGGTCGAAACATCCATTTCAATTCTATTGGCTATATCCTTCAGAATCATGGGTTTCAAACGTGTTTCGTCACCATCAACAAAGAACTCATATTGGTAATTGACGATGGCGTTCATCGTCCGCTGAAGCGTATTCTGGCGTTGCTTGATGGCATCAATAAACCATTTGGCCGCATCCAATTTTTGTTTGACGAAGGTCACCGTTTCGCGGATATGACGGTTTGTTTTGTCGCTTTTATCGTAGGTGTCAAGCATATCGGCAAACGAACGGCTGATGCGCAGTTCAGGGGCATTCTTGGAATTAAGATGCACTTCCAATTTGCCGTTTGTGTTACTCACCCAAAAATCAGGCAATAAATAATGCGCTAGCCCATCTTCGCCCTCCACCGAGCCAGGTTTTGGATTTAGCTTGGTGATGAGACAAATCACATTTTTCATTTGTTCATCATTGATGCCAAGTCGTTTCTGGATTTTTTCGTAGTGTTTTTTCGAAAACTCTTCAAAAAAGTCTTCGATTATTTTGATGGCAAACGTCACGTTCGGGTCTAAAGGGTCTTTACGGTCTAGTTGAAGCAGCAGACACTCCTGCAGATTTCGTGCCCCGATACCAGGAGGGTCAAACGTCTGGATTTTCTTTAGAACGGTTTCAACTTCTTCAATGGTCGAATAAAAACCCTGTGAAAAAGCCAAATCATTGACGATGGCTTGCAGTGAGCGACGGATGTAACCGTCGTTTTCAATGCTTCCCAACAATTGCAGACCAATAACAGTTTGGCGCTCATTGAGGCGTAAAAAACCGAATTGTTGAATCAATGCGTCATGAAGTGTACTCATGGTCGCAATCGGCATGTCCCGGTCTTCTTCGGGGTGGTTGCCGTCGCTATACATTTTATAACCTGCGTATTCATCATGATGAAGATAATCATCCAGACTGATGTCGTCGCGCTGGTTATAATCATCAGCGTAATCATCTTCCGAATCGTTATTGTATTCATCTTTCGAGAGCATATCCTCTTCCATTCCCTCTTCCAACGCTGGATTAATCTCTAGTTCCTCTTCAATGCGCGTTTCTAACTCCGCCGTGGGAATTTGCAATAACTTAATGAACTGTATCTGCTGAGGCGACAGCTTCTGCTGTAGCGTTTGGTTTAGGCTTAATTTCTGCATGATACTAAAGATTATAGAGATTTGCCATGCGTTTGTTTAGAAGATGATTTATCAACAAAATGACGTTCTCAATAGTCGTGCCAAATTTTTATAAATGTCGAAAATATTTTTTGCAAAAAAAGGATACGCTTATTTTTTGTTGACTTTTGACGTTACTTTTTAAAAAAGTGACAAAAAAAACGCCTCGAAGAGGCGTTTTTTAGAAAATATTTTTTTTTGAACTGTTTTACTCTACTAAAATGAGGTGGTTTTTCTTCCCTTTTGAAACCAGTAAATATTTGTTTTGGAGGAGCACAAAATCGGGTTGAGCGTTTGCATCGGTCACTTTGGTTTTGTTAATCCCCACCGCATTTCCCTGAATAGCACGACGAGCTTCACTTTTGGAAGGATAAATTTCATTGTGGGTCGTAGTGGACAATAAATCGGTAACGGTTGGGCAATTTTCTAATTCAGTCCGTTTGATAATGGTTTGAGGAACGCCCTCAAAAACGGATGTAAAGGTTGCCGCATCCATGCGTTGAAGGGTTTCAAGGGTGCCTTTTCCGTACAGCACGTCAGACGCCGCAATGGCCATCTCGTAGTCGTGTTGCGAATGAACGCGTATCGTAACATCTTTGGCCAAGGCTTTCTGCATAATTCGTAAGTGCGGCGCTTCGGCGTGTTGCTGTTCAAAGGTTTCGATTTCTTCTTTTGAATAAAGCGTAAATACGCGCAACAAACGCGGACAGTCGGCATCCGTGCAGTTAATCCAAAATTGGTAGAACTGGAAAGGAGACGTCATGGATGCATCCAACCACACGTTGCCGCCTTCACTTTTTCCAAATTTGGTGCCATCGGCTTTGGTTACAAGCGGCGTAGTGAGCGCAAAGGCCCGGTGCTCGGAGGCTTCGTCGTTGTTGGATTCTTTGCGACGAATAAGCTCTGTTCCTGTAGTGATGTTGCCCCACTGGTCTGAGCCGCCCATTTGCAGGCGAACGTGCTTATTTTTGTATAACCAATAAAAATCGTAGCCCTGTAATAATTGGTAGCTAAATTCGGTAAAAGAGATACCTGTTTCAAGGCGTTTTTTGACCGAATCTTTGGCCGACATATAGTTGATGGTAATGTATTTTCCCGCTTCGCGTAAAAAATCCAAAAAGCTAATGCCTTTGAACCAATCGTAGTTATTTACGATTTCGGCCGAGTTTGAACCGCCATCAAAGTCAAGGAATTTCTCCAGTTGTTTTTTGATACACGACTCATTGTGACGCAAGGTCTCTTCCGACAAAAACGACCGTTCGGCGGCTTTGCCCGAAGGGTCACCGACCATACCCGTGGCACCTCCCACGAGGGCATAGGGCTTGTGGCCGCACAGCTGGAAATGTTTGAGCAACATAATGGTGGCTAGATTTCCGATGTGCAACGACGAAGCCGTTGGGTCAAAACCAATATAGGCAGCCGTAATTTCTTTTTGCAATTGCTCTTCCGTCCCGGGCATCATGTCGTTGAGCATTCCTCGCCAACGAAGTTCTTCAATAAAATTCTTTTGCATTGTTGTCTTTACCATTGAAGCCGCAAAAATAATGGTATTTTACTATCTTTACTTAAAAATGAAGCCGTGATGGTCAGCGTAGCAAATTTGGTCGAAAGCATTGTTGGGCGTTTGGATGAAGAACAAGTGGTGTTTATCTCCACTTCGTGTTTTAACGATGATTACGATGAACCTAGAAAGCAAGGTTAAAATTGATGATTTTGAGATTGTTATGAAGGATATATACCACAAAGTGGGCCTGAATAAATACCTAATTGCTATTTTGTATCCCTAATCTGCTATTTTATTTTTTTGTTAAAAACAATCCAGATTTTACATTCCCGAAAATTTCTCATAATTTTACGCGGCAAATAACGAATCGTTTATTTGCTATGCTCTCAGACACAACTAAGTTCCTTTACGAAGCTCTAACGTACGACGACGTACTCCTCGTACCTGCCTACTCCGAAGTACTCCCGCGCGATACCAACACGCAATCACAACTTACTCGTCACATCCGTCTCAACGTGCCGCTGATTTCAGCAGCGATGGACACCGTCACTGAATTCCAGTTAGCCATTGCCATGGCGCAGGAGGGAGGAATCGGAATGATTCACAAAAACATGAGCGTTGAAGATCAAGCCGCTCAGGTTCGTAAAGTGAAGCGTTCTGAAAGCGGAATGATTGTTGACCCAATCACCCTCAACGAAGATGCTACCCTTAGGGATGCGATGCGTATCATGGCCGAATTCAAAATCGGCGGTATTCCCGTGGTTGACAAAAACAGTAAACTCATCGGAATTGTCACCAACCGTGATTTGCGTTTTCAGAAAGATATGGCAAAAGGGGTTGCCCAAATAATGACGAAGGAAAACCTCATCACGGCCCGCGAAGGCATCAGCCTCGAAGAAGCAGAAAGCACACTTCAGGAATATAAAATTGAAAAATTACCGATTGTTGACAAAGACAATAAATTGGTAGGATTGGTCACTTACCGCGACATTATCAAGCGCAAAGACCACCCTAATGCCTGCAAAGATGCCCTTGGGCGTTTGCGCGTAGGGGCGGCGGTGGGCGTCACGGCCGACCTGATTCGCCGGGTGGAAGCGCTGCTTAAAGCGGGCGTTGACGTAGTAAGCATCGATACCGCCCACGGCCATTCGCTCGGGGTGATTGAGGCGCTGAAAGGTGTAAAAGCACAATTTCCTAAATTGGACGTAATTGTGGGAAACATCGCCACCGGGGCGGCGGCCAAAGCATTGGTAGATGCTGGTGCCGATGCGGTCAAAGTAGGCGTAGGGCCGGGCAGTATTTGTACTACCCGGATCATTGCGGGAATCGGAATGCCGCAGCTTTCGGCCGTTTATGAGGCAGCGAAGGCGATTGAAGGTACGGGCGTTCCAGTCATTGCCGATGGCGGTATTCGGTATTCGGGCGACGTGGTGAAGGCCATCGCTGGCGGTGCAAGCACCGTGATGATTGGCTCGCTACTGGCTGGTACGGATGAAGCACCCGGTGAAGAAATCTTATACGAAGGACGCCGCTTTAAATCCTACCGGGGCATGGGCTCGGTGGAAGCCATGGAAGATGGATCTAAAGACCGTTATTTTCAAGATGCTGAGGATGACATCAAAAAGTTGGTTCCTGAAGGAATTGTGGGTCGGGTACCGTTCAAGGGCAAAGTATCAGACATCGTCTACCAATTGGTAGGAGGCCTGAAAGCAGGAATGGGATATTGCGGCGCCCCCGACATTGATGCGCTCAAGCAAGCCCAATTTGTCAGAATCAGCGCGGCAGGGATGCGCGAAAGTCACCCGCACGATATTCAAATTGCGAAAGAGGCTCCCAACTATACTACTAAGTAGGGGCGTAATTTTTCAAAACCATTATTTCTGCAAAGCCTTTCGGTATTCCGAAGGGTTTTGCTGTTTATGGGTCTTAAAAACACGATTAAAATAGGCCACGTTTCCAAAACCACTTTCATAGCCGATGTCCGTAATGCTTTTGTCAGTCGAAAGTAGCCTA encodes:
- a CDS encoding putative quinol monooxygenase, translated to MLIRIVRMTFQPEKVDDFLDIFDRSKHKIRAMPGCRHLELLSDYDHPNVFITNSHWDDATALNNYRNSELFKDTWAKTKVLFSEKPLAFSSRKIGTV
- a CDS encoding enoyl-CoA hydratase-related protein; the encoded protein is MNFDNILFEPFAGVARITLNRPQVYNALSPGLLQDITAAINAAAEDDAVRVVVITGAGEKAFCSGADLKEGMAGAKSLGDSLRTNYNPMIMAIRSIPKPVICRLNGVAAGAGCSLALACDVVIASEEAYLSQIFVNIGLMPDAGSTFFLPRLVGMQRAFELASTGRKVSAVEAVQMGLIYRAVPSSELDLVVSEVVSYYRNAPTKAIGAMKQVLNQSLNSNLEQMLELEAERQDELSRTYDASEGIMAFLQKRKAVYRGK
- the rpoN gene encoding RNA polymerase factor sigma-54, with protein sequence MQKLSLNQTLQQKLSPQQIQFIKLLQIPTAELETRIEEELEINPALEEGMEEDMLSKDEYNNDSEDDYADDYNQRDDISLDDYLHHDEYAGYKMYSDGNHPEEDRDMPIATMSTLHDALIQQFGFLRLNERQTVIGLQLLGSIENDGYIRRSLQAIVNDLAFSQGFYSTIEEVETVLKKIQTFDPPGIGARNLQECLLLQLDRKDPLDPNVTFAIKIIEDFFEEFSKKHYEKIQKRLGINDEQMKNVICLITKLNPKPGSVEGEDGLAHYLLPDFWVSNTNGKLEVHLNSKNAPELRISRSFADMLDTYDKSDKTNRHIRETVTFVKQKLDAAKWFIDAIKQRQNTLQRTMNAIVNYQYEFFVDGDETRLKPMILKDIANRIEMDVSTVSRVANSKAVQTEFGVYPLKYFFSEGISTDYGEDASSREVKSILKEFIENEPKSNPLSDDKLEKLLNDRGYNIARRTVAKYREQLNIPVARLRKQL
- the tyrS gene encoding tyrosine--tRNA ligase; its protein translation is MQKNFIEELRWRGMLNDMMPGTEEQLQKEITAAYIGFDPTASSLHIGNLATIMLLKHFQLCGHKPYALVGGATGMVGDPSGKAAERSFLSEETLRHNESCIKKQLEKFLDFDGGSNSAEIVNNYDWFKGISFLDFLREAGKYITINYMSAKDSVKKRLETGISFTEFSYQLLQGYDFYWLYKNKHVRLQMGGSDQWGNITTGTELIRRKESNNDEASEHRAFALTTPLVTKADGTKFGKSEGGNVWLDASMTSPFQFYQFWINCTDADCPRLLRVFTLYSKEEIETFEQQHAEAPHLRIMQKALAKDVTIRVHSQHDYEMAIAASDVLYGKGTLETLQRMDAATFTSVFEGVPQTIIKRTELENCPTVTDLLSTTTHNEIYPSKSEARRAIQGNAVGINKTKVTDANAQPDFVLLQNKYLLVSKGKKNHLILVE
- the guaB gene encoding IMP dehydrogenase, translated to MLSDTTKFLYEALTYDDVLLVPAYSEVLPRDTNTQSQLTRHIRLNVPLISAAMDTVTEFQLAIAMAQEGGIGMIHKNMSVEDQAAQVRKVKRSESGMIVDPITLNEDATLRDAMRIMAEFKIGGIPVVDKNSKLIGIVTNRDLRFQKDMAKGVAQIMTKENLITAREGISLEEAESTLQEYKIEKLPIVDKDNKLVGLVTYRDIIKRKDHPNACKDALGRLRVGAAVGVTADLIRRVEALLKAGVDVVSIDTAHGHSLGVIEALKGVKAQFPKLDVIVGNIATGAAAKALVDAGADAVKVGVGPGSICTTRIIAGIGMPQLSAVYEAAKAIEGTGVPVIADGGIRYSGDVVKAIAGGASTVMIGSLLAGTDEAPGEEILYEGRRFKSYRGMGSVEAMEDGSKDRYFQDAEDDIKKLVPEGIVGRVPFKGKVSDIVYQLVGGLKAGMGYCGAPDIDALKQAQFVRISAAGMRESHPHDIQIAKEAPNYTTK